The nucleotide window GAGCCAGAAGGCGGGCTCGACTAGGGCGCGAACCCCGGCCGCGTACATCGCCTCGTAGTCGTCGGTGGTGCGGGAGGACATGTGGATGTGGGGGTCGAAGATGCGCATGGTCAGGCCTGTTCCTTGGCGTCGGAGCCCTGTTCGGCACCGGGTTTGTGCGGGGTGGGGGCGGGCTCCGCCCGGAGGGCGGCGAACTCGTCGACGAGGGCCGCGAGTCCGTCTCCGACGACGTCCGGGAAGGCCCGGACGAGAGGCTGTACGCCTGCGGGTATCTCGCGTCCGGCGACGGCGCGCTCATGGGCGAAGTCGGCGAGCATCCGGGCCAGTTCGCGGTCGGCGCGGGTGTCGAGCCCGGTGACGCGGTCGAGCGGGATCTCGTAGAACACGCACTTCAGGACGGCCTGGCGGTACTCGACGTCCGGGAGGCGGGCGGCCGTGTACGTGCCGAGGGCGGCCTCGATGAGGGTGCTGTCGTTGCCGCGCAGGGTCTCGCGGACCAGGGGCAGGGCGAGGTCGCCGAGGTCGCCGGCGCCCTCGGGGGCGCCGGGGTCCAGCAGGGGCAGGGCGCGCAGGACGGCTCGCTGCTCGGCCGGGTCGCCGTGCCGGTGGAGCCCGGTCAGTTCCTCGGCGAGCGCCTCGCCCCTGAGGGGCAGCGCGGTGAGCAGGACGGCGCGGGCGGCCTCGTCGACGGTCCAGTGTTCGTCCAGCCGGGTGTGTCCGCAGCGCCTGCGGACGGCCGGGAACAGGGCCCGGATCGCGGCGGGCCGGCCGGTGACCTTCGCGGTGGCCTCGTCGAGCCAGGCGCGGGCCGTCGCGTCGAGCGCGCAGGAGAGGAGGGTGGTACGGGGATCGGTGAGCAGGCCGGGTGAGGCCATGGCGGGACAACCTCCTGTGGGAGGAAAGGGCTTGAGCGATGGACGGGGTACTGGTCAGGCCGTCGCGGCGCGCAGGAACTCCAGGGAGCGGCGGGCCACGTCAGGGGCGTCGAGGGCGGCACCCTGGATCTCGACGGAGACCAGCCCCCGATGGCCGATGGCGGTGAGCGCGGCCAGCACGGGCGGGAAGTCGATCTCGCCGGCGCCGAATTCGAGATGCTGGTGGACACCGCGCCGCATGTCCTCGATCTGCACGTTCAGCAGTCGCGGCGCGGACAGGCGCACACAGTCCAGTACGGTCCGCTCCTCGACACAGTGGGCGTGCCCGATGTCCAGGGTGATCCCGAACAGTTCGTGTCCGCCGACCAGTTCGGCCAGGTCCAGACAGCGCTCGACGGTGTCGACGAACATGTACGGCTCGGGTTCGAAGGCCAGCGACACCCCGTGCTCCGCCGCGGTCTCCAGGACGGTCTCGATGCCCGCCGCGAGCCGCTTCCACGCGTCCTCCTCCGGCAGTCCGCCCGGCGCCGGGCCGCTGCACAGATGGACGGTGGGCGAGCCCAGGTCGGCCGCGATGCGCACGGCCCGCCGCAGCAGGTCGATCCTGCGGTCGGCGCCGTCCGACATCAGCGTGGGCCGGTGCTTGCCCCAGGGGTCGAGGAGGTAGGGCGCGCCGGTCTCGACCGTGACGTCGAGACCGTGCCGGTCGAGGTCGCGCGCGAGGGCGGCCACGCGGCGGGGGAGGTCGTCGGCGTACGGGTCGAGGTGCCCGTGGTCGAGGGTGAGCGCGACGCCGTCGTAGCCGAGGTCGGCGAGGACCGTGAGGACGTCGCTCAGCCGGTGGTTGGTGAAGCCGTTGGTGCCGTAGCCGAATCTGAGCGGTGTGCCGCTGGGTGTGGGGGGCGGGGTCATGCGGGGGGCTCCTCCTGCGGAGGTCCGAGGGTGGTTCAGGTGTCGAAGGTGGTTCAGGTGGTTCAGGTGGGGGAGATGCGCCGGGCGAGCCGTCGTGCGAGGGGGTGCACGACACCCAGGACGGCCGCGGTGGCCGGGGCTCCGCCGCGGGCGGTGAGGGCCGCCTGCAGCGGCATCAGACCGAGGATGCCGGCGCCGACGGCCCGTCGTACGTTCTCGCCCGAGGGCTCCCGTGCGGCGCGTACCTGGGCCGTCCCGTAGGTGCCGAGGTAGGCGAGGGCACCGGCGGCGGCCACGGCGGCCCGGGGCACGGCCGCACGCGGAGCGACGGCGGGGCGCTCCGGGTGGCGTCCGGCCCTGGCCGAGGCGAGGGCGGTGCGGACGGCCGGGAGTGCCGTCGCGAGGGCCGTGGTCGTGGAGGCGGCGAGCGTCCGGACCGGCAGCGTCGCGGGGGCGCCGGAGATCTCGTGGCGGCTGAGGGCGGTCAGCGTGTACGTGTGGGCGCCGACCAGCGCGGCGGGGACGGCACCCCGGCGCAGGGCCGTACCGACCCCGAGGTTC belongs to Streptomyces graminofaciens and includes:
- a CDS encoding EboA domain-containing protein is translated as MASPGLLTDPRTTLLSCALDATARAWLDEATAKVTGRPAAIRALFPAVRRRCGHTRLDEHWTVDEAARAVLLTALPLRGEALAEELTGLHRHGDPAEQRAVLRALPLLDPGAPEGAGDLGDLALPLVRETLRGNDSTLIEAALGTYTAARLPDVEYRQAVLKCVFYEIPLDRVTGLDTRADRELARMLADFAHERAVAGREIPAGVQPLVRAFPDVVGDGLAALVDEFAALRAEPAPTPHKPGAEQGSDAKEQA
- a CDS encoding sugar phosphate isomerase/epimerase family protein; amino-acid sequence: MTPPPTPSGTPLRFGYGTNGFTNHRLSDVLTVLADLGYDGVALTLDHGHLDPYADDLPRRVAALARDLDRHGLDVTVETGAPYLLDPWGKHRPTLMSDGADRRIDLLRRAVRIAADLGSPTVHLCSGPAPGGLPEEDAWKRLAAGIETVLETAAEHGVSLAFEPEPYMFVDTVERCLDLAELVGGHELFGITLDIGHAHCVEERTVLDCVRLSAPRLLNVQIEDMRRGVHQHLEFGAGEIDFPPVLAALTAIGHRGLVSVEIQGAALDAPDVARRSLEFLRAATA
- a CDS encoding SCO3242 family prenyltransferase: MKDRRAVLRSGSRPAVSLHDLAQLVRAPAALSVPGDVLAGAAATGQPLGARTFGVMGSSICLYWAGMALNDYADATIDAVERPERPVPSGRVPRRTALAVAGALTAGGLGLAAVSAGRRGLLGALPLAGAVWAYDLKLKATPAGPAAMASARVLDVLSGALTAGRGRNLGVGTALRRGAVPAALVGAHTYTLTALSRHEISGAPATLPVRTLAASTTTALATALPAVRTALASARAGRHPERPAVAPRAAVPRAAVAAAGALAYLGTYGTAQVRAAREPSGENVRRAVGAGILGLMPLQAALTARGGAPATAAVLGVVHPLARRLARRISPT